The Oryza glaberrima chromosome 9, OglaRS2, whole genome shotgun sequence genome includes a window with the following:
- the LOC127784225 gene encoding mannose-6-phosphate isomerase 1-like, producing the protein MEDPPPPPPPPPQRLRCAVQHYEWGRRGAASIVARLADQQDPDLARPYAELWMGTHPSGPSTLLDGDGDLMLLRDWLARTPDALGPAVAARWGGDLPFLFKVLSVAKALSIQAHPDKKRAEALHALRPSVYKDDNHKPEMAIAITEFRALYGFAAIQELKDVLRTVPEVEGLIGHEHAAKLMSFKEYDAGNQVKSTLQSAFANLMLASKDMVSEALSKLISRLNIESKIRTLTDKEELVLSLERQYQEDVGVLAALFFNYVKLSPGEALHIGANEPHAYLSGECIECMATSDNVVRAGLTPKYKDIQTLCSMLTYKQAFPEILQGVPVQPHVRRYSPPFDEFEVDWCLVPADEVVTISSVPGPSVFLVITGEGGLHAESLSGGKKEAKEGDVFFVPAYTEINLSTHKSMQLYRAGVNSRFFS; encoded by the exons ATGGaggacccgccgccgccgccgccgccgccgccgcagaggcTGCGGTGCGCGGTGCAGCACTACGAGTGGGGCCGACGCGGGGCTGCCTCCATCGTCGCGCGCCTCGCGGACCAGCAGGATCCCGACTTGGCCCGCCCGTATGCTGAGCTCTGGATGGGCACACACCCGTCGGGCCCCTCCACgctcctcgacggcgacggcgacctcaTGCTGCTCAGGGACTGGCTCGCGCGGACACCCGACGCGCTcggccccgccgtcgccgcgcggtGGGGAGGCGACCTCCCATTCCTCTTCAAG GTGCTTTCGGTGGCCAAGGCGCTCTCGATCCAGGCGCACCCGGACAAGAAACGCGCCGAGGCGCTGCACGCGCTGCGCCCTTCCGTCTACAAGGATGACAACCACAAGCCCGAGATGGCCATCGCCATCACCGAGTTCCGGGCGCTCTATGGTTTTGCGGCCATCCAG GAGCTCAAGGATGTCCTGAGGACTGTACCTGAAGTTGAAGGGCTAATTGGGCATGAGCATGCTGCCAAGCTCATGAGCTTCAAGGAGTATGATGCGGGTAATCAAGTAAAATCCACTTTGCAATCAGCTTTTGCTAACCTAATGTTAGCAAGTAAAGACATGGTTTCTGAAGCACTTTCCAAACTGATCAGTCGCCTGAATATTGAGAGCAAG ATTAGGACCTTAACAGATAAAGAAGAGCTGGTTTTGTCACTGGAGAGACAATATCAAGAGGATGTTGGTGTTCTAGCAGCACTCTTCTTTAACTACGTCAAACTTAGTCCTGGTGAAGCACTTCACATTGGTGCAAATGAGCCTCACGCATATCTCTCTGGGGAATGCATCGAATGTATGGCCACTTCAGACAATGTGGTCCGTGCTGGTTTGACTCCTAAATACAAAGACATACAAACTCTTTGCTCAATGCTAACATATAAACAG GCATTCCCTGAAATCTTGCAAGGCGTTCCTGTGCAGCCACACGTAAGGCGGTACAGCCCTCCATTTGATGAGTTCGAGGTGGATTGGTGCTTGGTACCTGCAGATGAAGTTGTTACCATATCCTCGGTGCCAGGCCCATCTGTCTTTCTCGTTATAACCGGGGAAGGAGGGCTCCACGCAGAGTCTCTGTCTGGTGGGAAAAAGGAGGCAAAGGAAGGCGATGTTTTCTTTGTCCCTGCATACACTGAGATTAACCTCTCTACCCACAAGTCCATGCAGCTGTACAGGGCTGGGGTAAACAGCAGATTCTTCAGTTAA